Below is a genomic region from Micropterus dolomieu isolate WLL.071019.BEF.003 ecotype Adirondacks linkage group LG08, ASM2129224v1, whole genome shotgun sequence.
CCCAGCTCTCCAATAAAATTTGGTAGGATAATTTAAACTCCCTGTAATTTCGACAATAAGCCATACAGCCATGGACCAAATCATCAAAACATCTTCCAAATGAGGTTTTGTGTTCAAAATCACAGTCTTCCTATTACAGTCACAGTTTCTTGGTGGCTCTAGTGTTCTGGGTATGAAACAGTTACTGCGGCAGAGACAGGAGGAGTTTATCATGTGCGCACTTCACCCCTCCTGCTGAAGAGGCAGAGTGTGGTGCATGAGCAGATCAGCTTCAGACGCCGCAGACCTCAGACACGAACACTCCTCAAGCTTGTCTCATTACATTGTATAATATTGACAAGCCATCATGGtaaggaaaatattttaatcatttttctcCAGTTATTGTTTGAAAGGCGAAGGGAAGGGGAGTAAATAAGGGAGCTCAAGAGATATTTATCTGATGTTATCCATTCATTTACTATAGAGAATGATGGTAGTACATTGTTTGATTGTCAATGTGCTTATTGTTAGATACATTTAATTATACATTGTTGATTTTCATACTTATAAAAATGTTACCTAATGCATTCATGCACTGCAAATGCCTAATCCTTGTTAAATCAAAAGATGATTTTATGTTAAATTATAAATCCACTGACTGTCTTCAAAACCAAGACATCTAAAATATCTCTCTTTCCTATTTACTGTATCAAATTTGCTTTGACTTCTATTGAATGTGAATGTGGCTTTTTAAAGCGACAGCACCCCGCAACATGTCTGACCTAGATAATCCCCTCTCCATACAGTAATCCAGCACGCCATAGACATGGTCTTAATGTTGGAGCAGACAGTAGTAGAAAACTCGTGGCttcatgtaaaataaatgatagACTGAACCTCAGTCAGATACGCTATCACAGACAATAGAGTGTGTAAAAGTAAAGGCCTTTCATGCAAGGTGGGGAGAATAAATTGAAACAGTCTATGACGCACTGCTTTTGTGCTGTTCATTTAAGGGCTATCAAAAACACCTATTTTTTGGTACCTTCTTGGCTTTGTGGCTTTTCCTACCTCTTTTTAAGGAGGTATTTTTGAGTGTGCAAAAGGcatgagattaaaaaaaaaaaaatctgtaatccAAATCTTCTTCCTCTGCACCCCAGCGTGAGTGTATCTCCATCCACGTCGGTCAGGCTGGTGTCCAGATTGGCAATGCCTGCTGGGAGCTTTACTGCCTGGAACATGGGATCCAGCCGGACGGACAGATGCCCAGTGACAAACCcattggaggaggagatgattCCTTCAACACCTTCTTCAGTGAGACTGGAGCTGGAAAGCACGTCCCCAGAGCTGTCTTTGTAGACCTGGAGCCCACTGTCATCGGTAAACTGTCATTTCCTCTGGCTGAACATTATTTTAGGcaagttaaaatgaaatatctgaaatggtaaaaaaaaaaaaggtaaccCATAACTGATtcagtgtctgtttttgtctgatAAGACGAGGTGCGCACTGGGACTTATCGCCAGCTGTTCCACCCCGAGCAGCTGATTACTGGCAAGGAGGATGCTGCCAACAACTACGCCCGTGGACACTACACCATCGGCAAAGAGATCATTGATCTGGTGCTGGACAGGATCCGTAAACTGGTGGGTGACTTGATATCAGGAGGGATCCATTCctaatttcaaattaaatgacatATCAGCATCTCGTATGTGATTACTGTCTCTCCTTTTCTGTCCCCAGGCTGACCAGTGCACTGGCCTTCAGGGCNNNNNNNNNNNNNNNNNNNNCCTGCTGGGAGCTTTACTGCCTGGAACATGGGATCCAGCCGGACGGACAGATGCCCAGTGACAAACCcattggaggaggagatgattCTTTCAACACCTTCTTCAGCGAGACTGGAGCTGGAAAGCACGTCCCCAGAGCTGTCTTTGTAGACCTGGAGCCCACTGTCATCGGTAAActcattaaatatatattatactttttaaaaaatggttgcTTGAGCCCCACCCAGTCGTTCAAATCCTCCTATAATTTATGCTAATTCCCTTTAGACGAGGTGCGGTCTGGGACTTACCGACAGCTGTTCCACCCCGAACAGCTGATCACTGGCAAGGAGGATGCTGCCAACAACTACGCCCGTGGACACTACACCATCGGCAAAGAGATCATTGATCTGGTGCTGGACAGGATCCGTAAACTGGTGGGTGACTTGATATCAGGAGGGATCCATTCctaatttcaaattaaatgacatATCAGCATCTCGTATGTGATTACTGTCTCTCCTTTTCTGTCCCCAGGCTGACCAGTGCACTGGCCTTCAGGGCTTCCTGGTCTTCCACAGCTTCGGAGGTGGCACCGGCTCTGGTTTCACCTCCCTGCTGATGGAGCGTCTNNNNNNNNNNNNNNNNNNNNNNNNNNNNNNNNNNNNNNNNNNNNNNNNNNNNNNNNNNNNNNNNNNNNNNNNNNNNNNNNNNNNNNNNNNNNNNNNNNNNCATATCCCCGTATCCACTTCCCTCTGGCCACCTATGCCCCTGTTATCTCTGCTGAGAAGGCTTACCATGAGCAGCTCTCAGTGTCAGAGATCACCAACTCCTGCTTTGAGCCAGCCAATCAGTTGGTAAAATGTGACCCTCGCCACGGCAAGTACATGGCTTGCTGCCTTTTGTATCGTGGTGATGTAGTGCCCAAAGATGTGAATGCTGCCATTGCCACCATCAAGACCAAGCGCTCCATTCAGTTTGTGGACTGGTGCCCCACTGGTTTCAAGGTGGGCATCAACTACCAGCCACCCACTGTAGTTCCTGGtggagacctggccaaggtcCAGAGGGCTGTGTGCATGCTGAGCAACACCACTGCTATTGCAGAGGCCTGGGCTCGACTTGACCACAAGTTTGATCTGATGTACGCTAAGCGTGCCTTTGTTCACTGGTATGTGGGTGAGGGTATGGAGGAGGGGGAGTTCTCTGAGGCCAGAGAGGATATGGCAGCTCTGGAGAAGGATTATGAGGAGGTTGGAGTCGACTCCATTGAgggtgagggagaggaggagggagaggagtaTTAAAAAGGACATAAAGGCACAAGTTGAATAGGAAACAATTGCTTGCAATGTgagggaaaggaggagggagaggagtaGACCCAGTAAGTAAATTTGACTTGAAAGTCTCATTCCGTAACAATAGACATGAGCACAATAACTTGCATTTGTATTTAGATGTGtaactttgtgtttgtattcTAAATGTATTGCTTAAATCTGTAGTTGTAAAAAGTTATTGGAATGGACTGTAAATAAATCTGGGAAAAAGTACAGGCcttcttgtattgtttttcataCTGCACTAACATCTCTGAGGATTTGTCATTTGACACACCTGTTGGAGCTCCCCTTTTCACTTTGcagttcttgttttttttaactccaTTATATCCTTCTTTGCTTTTTCCTCCCTTTCCATCTGTTGTCTCAGGCAAATCCTCTGTGattcacaaaattaaataacaaatattttttctgaCATTAGATTCATTATTACATTCTGATTAGTCCAAATAACTGCAAAATACACATAATAATgttaaaacaacatattttaatgaCTGTGTGACAATCCAGCCTAAGAATTGTAATTCACTTGAGCTTTACTTGTGAATTGTTGAACAGACttaattgtaataatatttaaatttgattGAAACGTACaagatagatttttttttttaatttgtagtagtagtatgtaGTTCCCCCTAATGCTACTCACAAAAGCAAAGGTTACATACAAAATGTTATATACACCATGGCTGGACAAATAACAAGTAATAGAAATGAAACTATTTTGACTTGTTATTTCTTATGGAAGCATATTCTGTGAAACAGGATAAAGAGGCAAGacaatgactgaatgaataagaTTTACTAAGGAAATTCAGTCACTGAATATGGAGGGACTGTGGAAAATATACCAACAAAGAGACTCACTAATATGTTTATGCCAATGTTTCCCTAGACATCTGGGCTAGCAGGGATCCTGTTTAGTGTTACTGAGTAAGAAACATAATggtgatgtttgtttttctatgaaGTATTTCAGGGTTATTTAATGGTCTGCAAACAGTTTGTGTTGCAGTCAAGTGATTGAAATACAATTGAAATACTACTATTTAAAATCATGGTGACATCTGGTGGTAGCGTTGGGTGAAAAAAATGCTTCAAAATCAGGCCAAAAAGAAGTGCTGAAACCACAACTGGCTTCATATGTCAGGCAGCGGTTGTCACGGCAAAAAGGCATTTTTCTcagaagacattttgagatGCCAAGAGACATTGAGTTTCttataaagtttttatttctAATTATCAAAGTCACCAGTCAGACAGTCTTTTCATCGAGTACTTTAATATCAGAGGCTTATTTAATCAGTAACATAATTTCTATTTGGAGCAACAGGCATATGCTTAAAATGGTAAACCTTTGTACTACGATAAGGGGAAACAAAATGGCATCTGGTATAATTTGTAATTGATGGATGATGCTGGTTCTTTTTAGAATATGACAATTTTATTAAGAAATATGATTTAAACTGCTCACCTCATTCACCTCTGTTTTAAAGACATCTACTCCTGTAATTATTCTTGTGAAAGGCTCTTTACCTCACTCATTTTAAGCTACATTTAAAATTTCTGAATGAGATATAGGCCTACCCCTGCAATGAATTCCTACATAAACGTTTCAGTTTGGAATGtaaattattttggttttataaaacataatgtgGAATTTGTAGCACATTTTGGAAAGACTTTCACGATTTTTATTGGGTATTTAGATATAACTTATGTTATGCTTCTCACCAGTCATATGCCTGACTGGGACACTTGATCAGAAGGGAGCAGTGATTAATGTTATCAGTAACACCTGTGCTCtaatgacaagtcaaaatgtccgctgtgaaaaaggcctatttgAGGAAAGACTGTTTTCGTTTAACCAATAGGAAAGGAGCTTCTGTGACTCTCAACCAATCGGATTCAGCCGCCCTTCCCCTCACTTAAAGCAGGTATAAAAGGTGCCTCCGTGCGAGCCTCAGTAATTGCTTCTTACACAGGACTCCTTGAAATTAAGTTGTGAGAGTTAAATTTGTCTTTTCATCCTTATTTCAACATCGTTTGACACAGCTTCAGGGCACATGGTGAGTGTGGAATAATGGGgacttttctcttttatttaaccaggtttATCTACGCTCACAACCCACATCATTTATCAGTTTAAGCTAAGATGTATTGATcaacattatctagtttaattGCTGCCCTTCTAGCTTTAGCTAATGTTCCTCTGAATGTGAAGAGCAGTTAACCAATTTCATGTGTTATTATAACCTTACAATGGACCccttattttttaaagttaaatgtagCCTAGTTGAGGTTAGTGGTGGTCTTTGTAATGGAACCCCTCCACTATATGTTTCTAATGAAATCAATGAATAAACACTTTATGAAAAGATCACAGAATATGTTGCCTTGACCTATGAGTTTCAGAAGCTGCTTTTGACAGTGTGACCTTCGCTATGGCAAATACATGGCTTGCTGCCTTTTGTATAATGTGGTGCCCAAAGATGTGAATGCTGCCATTGCCACCATCAAGACCAAGCGCACCATCCAGTTTGTGGACTGGTGCCCCATTGGTTTCAAGGTTGGCATCAACTACCAGCCGCCCACTGTAGACATGGCAGCCCTGGAGAAGGATTATGAGGAGGTTGGAGCTGATAATGTGGAAGATGGGGATGAAGGAGAGGAGTATTAAACAGGTATGCCTTCCCTTCTATTGATCTCGGGTTTGTGCTGGATGaatgtggaaaaataaagtTGTTCATTGACTGCCCTGTTTGCACTCTTTAATACACTGCCATGTATTAATGTTTGTAATAACTGCATTTTATAGAACAGTGCAGATTGTTCAGTTTCTCCATACTGCTGTGTTTAGTAATATTTGTGTTAGAGGAACAGTTACTCTGCTCACTATGTGCTAAGCTACCAAAACATTGAAGCCAATCTGCCTTACTTGGGAGATCTAAAATGCTTTGATTATAGAGATCATCTACTCAGATTTCAAATTGTTGCAGGTAACCTGTAGTTAATAGCCAAATTTATTTGTACAtcaggtgtttttgttttttgtataaGAGCTCACCTTTTAGTAACTCAAGGTGTGGTGCTTTAAGTGAAACTGCCTGAGGACGACAAAGACCTAACCCCAGTCTGGTTGGAAAGAGTTAATATTAAGATAAGCctttattctgtttttgcagcaacacaaagatGGATAAAGAGGGGAGGTATAAaggataaatataaaatagaaacTACAAATGCAATAAAGATGAGGTAAGTGCATGATAAAGTAATGACTGTTAAGTTTGTATTAAAATAGAATCAATTTTGAAATAAACTGGTATATGAAACAGTATGAGATGAGACtataatcaaattaaattgtATAGTAAtgatatataaaattatatctGGCTGTATAGCAAAATGTCCAATAGGGAGACAATGAAGAGGGAGACCAGACATTGGAAACTGGGTGTGGTCTGAGATCATTGTCTGGTTTCCACTGCTGCCATAACTCTGATGGTAATGGCGCAACTGAGTGCCGGAAGTGCTCTATTGTCTACTTAGGTCGGATGATGGGTGGCTGAATGAGCTGCCCATCTGCCACAGCTCGTTCTGGAGAGGGTTAGCCAGGATGACTTTGTGCTTCTCCATCATCCTCTTGTCTGCCACTCCCTGTCCAGTTCCAGCCCAACCACAGAGCTGGTCTGATAACAACCCCCCTCCAAAACGGATGTATGAGAGGAATTCCCACTTAAAACAAATCCTTAAACTCCTGTTTTAGCTCTGGTGTTAAACAACTAATATTGGATgggaaatataaatatttttcaatgatttctaaaaaaaaaagtaaagatttCTCAGTACACAGAGACctctggtggtggtggtggtagagGGTGGAAGTGAAACAAAGGAATAATCAGAGCACAATGGTTCCTGCACCAGGAACAGGTTGTGATGGAAATTTCTTGGATGTCAAATGTAACGGAACATTAAGATTGGGTTCCacaaaggaatttattttttttccctgctatttaaaataaatatcattacAAGGTTTTACGGGGGGGATAAAATAAGAGCAGACAATTGTCTCTCTatacttcaaaaaaaaaaaacatttaatcacatgactttaagatttattttgtgaCCTTGAGGTTGGAAGCACCTGGACTAGACTTCCTCAATCTCGATCGTATGAATCggtattaaatgtaaataaccTCTTACAATAATGTACTGGTAGATTTTTACaactgttaataaaaaaaaataaaaaaaaatctggctGCTCTTTAACATAAAACACAGCGAATCTGAAAAAGCTATATTTACTCGATACTGCTGTGTAAAAGCGATATTAAACAAAAGAATAATCCgtttaaaaaatttaacttCCGGTCCGCAGCCACGGTCAGTTACTTTCCTGCGTGGCTGAATTTGACTGTTTCGTTTAAACCAATAGAAATGCCCCCATGTGACCCCGCTAACCAATCGGATTCAGCAGCTCTTTTCCGCCGGGTGGGAGAGTATAAAATGCCCCGCCTTGCGGACATCACTAGTTACTTCTTACACAGGACTCATAAAGGCCTAGCTGTGAGAGCTAACGTAGTCTCTTTCTCCTCTTAATCAGAACTCCTACGGGCTCCACATCTTAAGGAAACATGGTGAGTatgaaagtatatatttttctcCACTTATCGTGGGTTGATTTAACCAAAATCAAACTTCAAAAGTGCGTCATCACGTGGCGGCCTAGTTTGAAGAAGCAGCATTGGATGTCTACATTatagttttaattttaaattaagtcAGAGGATGTAGGATTATTTATCAAACGTTATTTTCAGTGGGTCGTTTTAACTGTAATTTCGGTAAATGAAGTGTAACTCGACAGGGCACAGCCCATATTCATCTCAGTCGGGGGTGCCAGTTTCCGGTTTTCTGTCTGCTCGTTGACCCAGTTGGCGACGGTTGATGTGCTTTCAGCCTGAAACATTCCTCTGTTTTACCGCCTGTTTGAAGAGGCCTGACCTTTTTATGAAACTGCAACCACAGGCTTTTCGAACAAAACCTTTTCACTAAAAGCCTTTTATAGGGCTTTTATATTTAGTCTTTAATGGTGCACGTCGTGTAGCCTGCTACTTTCAttgtatgaatatttatttaaagacctctgtgtctgggtttgtTCCACCACAGATCTTTGATGGGAAAATGTTCTCAACACaggatatatatttttcttccttAAGCACATTATGTATGAATAATAAGCCTCTTTGTGATGCTCTGTTGCTGAAGGGATTTCCTTTCATGGGATAAATGACTGCAACATGTGACTTTAGTCATGACTGTTTTATAAAAGAACCATCTTGAATTGGCTCAAGAGCGGTCATCATGTGATGAATAGCCACAAGCATCTAAATCTAACAGCCAACCAAgctgcttatttatttttaataatataaatctCCTCTCGTCCCTCCCTCCACAGCGTGAGTGTATCTCGGTGCACGTCGGTCAGGCTGGTGTCCAGATTGGCAATGCCTGCTGGGAGCTTTACTGCCTGGAACATGGGATCCAGCCGGACGGACAGATGCCCAGTGACAAGACcattggaggaggagatgattCCTTCAACACCTTCTTCAGTGAGACTGGAGCTGGAAAGCACGTCCCCAGAGCTGTCTTTGTGGACCTGGAGCCCACTGTCATCGGTAAActcattaaatattaattcaATATTGTAGCCCACTCCTGTTGGTCAAACACTCATAATTTATGCTAATTCCCCTCAGACGAGGTGCGCACTGGGACTTATCGCCAGCTGTTTCACCCTGAGCAGCTGATCACTGGCAAGGAGGATGCTGCCAACAACTACGCCCGTGGACACTACACCATCGGCAAAGAGATCATTGACCTGGTGCTGGACAGGATCCGTAAACTGGTGGGTGACTTGATATCAGGAGGGATCCATTcctattttcaaattaaatgacatAACTCCTTCTCATATGTGATCACACTCTCCTTTTCTGTCCCCAGGCTGACCAGTGCACTGGCCTTCAGGGCTTCCTGGTCTTCCACAGCTTTGGAGGTGGCACCGGCTCTGGTTTCACCTCCCTGCTGATGGAGCGTCTGTCTGTCGACTACGGCAAAAAGTCCAAGCTGGAGTTCTCCATCTACCCAGCTCCCCAGGTGTCCACCGCTGTGGTGGAGCCCTACAACTCCATCCTGACCACCCACACCACCCTGGAGCACTCTGACTGTGCCTTCATGGTAGATAACGAGGC
It encodes:
- the LOC123974644 gene encoding tubulin alpha chain-like encodes the protein MRECISIHVGQAGVQIGNACWELYCLEHGIQPDGQMPSDKPIGGGDDSFNTFFSETGAGKHVPRAVFVDLEPTVIDEVRTGTYRQLFHPEQLITGKEDAANNYARGHYTIGKEIIDLVLDRIRKLHLVCDYCLSFSVPRLTSALAFRAXXXXXXXCWELYCLEHGIQPDGQMPSDKPIGGGDDSFNTFFSETGAGKHVPRAVFVDLEPTVIDEVRSGTYRQLFHPEQLITGKEDAANNYARGHYTIGKEIIDLVLDRIRKLADQCTGLQGFLVFHSFGGGTGSGFTSLLMEHPRIHFPLATYAPVISAEKAYHEQLSVSEITNSCFEPANQLVKCDPRHGKYMACCLLYRGDVVPKDVNAAIATIKTKRSIQFVDWCPTGFKVGINYQPPTVVPGGDLAKVQRAVCMLSNTTAIAEAWARLDHKFDLMYAKRAFVHWYVGEGMEEGEFSEAREDMAALEKDYEEVGVDSIEGEGEEEGEEY